Proteins from a genomic interval of Lolium perenne isolate Kyuss_39 chromosome 1, Kyuss_2.0, whole genome shotgun sequence:
- the LOC127322055 gene encoding monocopper oxidase-like protein SKS1, whose product MDLGRLVVAVVLSAAVLHSAVVGAENHHVFLDWEVSYALRSPLGVAKRVITINGRLPGPLLNLTTNDVAHINVVNTLDEPFLLTWNGLQLKRNSWNDGVAGTNCAIPPGENWTYVFQAKDEVGTFFYRPSLGLHAAAGGHGPIRVNNRPVIDVPFPRPDGDFDLLIQDWYNMDAGAMKERLDGGRGLPPPDGVLINGMGPDGAELAFEAGRTYRLRVSNVGARTSLCFRVQGHKMLLVEAEGAYTAQKLYASLDVHPGQSFSVLVTADQPPRAYYMVVSSLFVGPELYGVGTIRYAGANEHPPSGNAPLDDRSSHNSYNRSMEQAKSIRMNLTAGAARPNPQGSFHYGHINVTRTLLLRNDESVIGGRRRCTVNGVAFANAATPLKLADFFRIAGVYTVVSGWPERRNLTLGTVAIDAAYRDFVQIVFENSLPSMQTWHLDGYSFFVAGMGWGKWSADARSTYNLVDAMYRSTVQVYPMSWTAVLVYLDNEGMWNLRSQNLERRYLGQELYLKVSQGNSSEVPDPRDEMPMPFNALLCGKAKSLGSWYKAGQRPV is encoded by the exons ATGGACCTCGGGCGGCTTGTCGTCGCCGTTGTACTATCAGCAGCCGTCCTGCACTCGGCCGTCGTCGGCGCGGAGAACCACCATGTGTTCCTGGACTGGGAGGTGTCCTACGCCTTGCGCTCCCCGCTGGGTGTCGCCAAGAGGGTCATCACCATCAATGGCCGCCTCCCCGGGCCGCTGCTCAACCTCACCACCAACGACGTCGCCCACATCAACGTCGTCAACACCCTCGACGAGCCTTTCCTCCTCACATGGAACGGCCTGCAGCTGAAGAGGAACTCGTGGAACGACGGGGTGGCCGGGACCAACTGCGCGATCCCGCCCGGCGAGAACTGGACGTACGTGTTCCAGGCGAAGGACGAGGTGGGCACCTTCTTCTACCGCCCCTCGCTGGGCCTgcacgccgccgccggcggccaCGGCCCCATCCGCGTCAACAACCGCCCCGTCATCGACGTCCCGTTCCCGCGCCCCGACGGCGACTTCGACCTCCTCATCCAGGACTGGTACAACATGGACGCGGGAGCGATGAAGGAGCGCCTGGACGGCGGCCGTGGCCTGCCCCCGCCCGACGGCGTCCTCATCAACGGCATGGGCCCCGACGGCGCCGAGCTCGCGTTCGAGGCGGGGCGCACGTACCGGCTCCGCGTGTCCAACGTCGGCGCCAGGACGTCGCTCTGCTTCCGCGTCCAGGGCCACAAGATGCTGCTGGTGGAGGCGGAGGGCGCCTACACCGCGCAGAAGCTCTACGCCTCGCTCGACGTCCACCCAGGGCAGTCGTTCTCCGTCCTCGTCACGGCGGACCAGCCGCCCAGGGCGTACTACATGGTCGTCAGCTCGCTCTTCGTCGGCCCGGAGCTCTACGGCGTCGGGACCATCCGCTACGCCGGCGCCAATGAGCACCCGCCTTCCGGCAACGCGCCGCTCGACGACCGCTCCTCGCACAACAGCTACAACCGCTCCATGGAGCAGGCCAAGTCCATCAGGATGAACCTGACGGCCGGCGCGGCGAGGCCCAACCCGCAGGGCTCCTTCCACTACGGGCACATCAACGTCACCCGCACCCTGCTCCTCCGGAACGACGAGTCCGTCATCGGCGGCCGGCGGAGGTGCACCGTCAACGGCGTCGCCTTCGCCAACGCCGCCACTCCGCTCAAGCTGGCCGACTTCTTCAGGATCGCCGGCGTCTACACGGTCGTCTCCGGCTGGCCGGAGAGGAGGAACCTCACCCTCGGCACCGTGGCCATCGACGCCGCCTACAGGGACTTCGTCCAGATCGTCTTCGAGAACAGCCTGCCGTCCATGCAGACCTGGCACCTCGACGGCTACAGCTTCTTCGTTGCCGG GATGGGGTGGGGCAAATGGAGCGCCGACGCAAGATCGACGTACAATCTGGTGGATGCCATGTACCGTTCGACCGTCCAGGTGTATCCCATGTCGTGGACCGCCGTGTTGGTGTACTTGGACAACGAGGGCATGTGGAACCTGAGGTCGCAGAATCTCGAGAGGAGGTACCTAGGCCAAGAGCTGTACCTGAAAGTGAGCCAGGGAAACTCATCTGAAGTCCCCGATCCTAGAGACGAGATGCCCATGCCTTTCAACGCTCTCTTGTGTGGGAAAGCTAAAAGCCTAGGAAGTTGGTACAAGGCAGGACAAAGGCCAGTGTGA
- the LOC127322066 gene encoding CASP-like protein 5B2 — MAELRGRPGTWGGLCLRLGQAALAAASIAVMVSSAGFAGYTAFCYLIASMGLQALWSLGLACLDGYALKVKRDLNNAVLVSLFVVGDWVTAILSFAASCSAAGVIVLFEKDISFCRRYYQLPCGRFQLATALAFLSWSLSATSAFIMFWLLASF, encoded by the exons ATGGCGGAGCTGCGCGGGAGGCCCGGGACGTGGGGCGGCCTCTGCCTGCGCCTCGGCCAGGCCGCGCTCGCCGCCGCCTCCATCGCCGTCATGGTCTCCTCCGCCGGCTTCGCGGGCTACACCGCCTTCTG CTATTTGATCGCGTCAATGGGACTGCAAGCGTTGTGGAGCTTGGGACTTGCGTGTCTTGATGGATATGCCCTCAAAGTCAAACGGGATCTCAATAATGCTGTCTTAGTGAGCTTGTTTGTCGTCGGAGACTGG GTTACTGCAATTCTCTCGTTTGCTGCTTCATGCTCAGCTGCTGGTGTAATAGTTCTTTTTGAAAAGGACATTTCTTTCTGCAGAAGATACTACCAACTGCCTTGTGGGAGATTTCAACTTGCCACGGCATTGGCTTTTCTTTCTTGGTCACTAAGCGCTACATCAGCTTTTATCATGTTTTGGCTCTTGGCATCCTTCTGA